TGacttttaaccaaaaaaaaaaaaaactaatgacttaaccaaaaaggaaaaaacaaaaaacaaaaaaactaactTTGACAATTTTTGgaagaaaaaacaattttaaggGCACAAGGTCAAGTTTGTTAAATTtatagattaattaatttaaatagattaattttttcaaaataattactcTCTCAgttcatttttacttatatGGTTTGAACTTAAGCATGgattacaaaaatcaatttcatgCGCACGTTACAAATCTTTCATACGACTCGCACGTGCATAGTCAACTAATTCGTGTActccaattaaaaataataatcaaactTCGAGAAGCTTCTTACTCATAATCTttacataattaattcaaatattgtGTTTGACCGATCCTAATAAGTTTagtctaaattatttatttttcttaacgCATTcagtaaatatataaatacaatttttatatatatttaaccGAGCAATATAAAAAGTTGACCCAAATTCTGAATTTAGTCATACTTATGCTTCCAATTCCAAATCCCCCACAATACCTACTCACATAAACATACACTcttcttagtttttcaattacTCCTCTtttccattaatttttatttttctcttcttcatagCTAATTTCTCctctaattttcaaaatttcttttttttttatttccacaCAAGTGTAACCCtctactatttttatttttaatttgtcttTTTTCATAAATAGTCAAAGTTAGTTCATGTCCAAATCTTGACTTGTTTTACTATAAATAGAGCCTCACACTTCACTCTCAACACACAAATCTCAATAGCTCCTTCTCTTGAGTGCTTCAATAGCAACAAGAAAGAGCTTTCACTTAAAGTATGCCTATACATCCTTCTTTCATTCCTTTTAGATTcatttccttttctctttttagATGTGTTTAATCAGTCAACCTCAATTGTTTGGTACTGAAACGTTGATGTTGTTGTAGATGCATTTTAATCGAACTTTTGTGTTATCATGCTTGTTTTAATCAATTTACACACaccatatacatgtatatatgtgtgtatgtatatatatacttactCATATGGCTCCTgcaaattctttttcttttgtagcATCGAtttcattgtatttttttgttttgctaATGGTTTTAAAGCTTTTGGATAATCTATACATGTAtacatcaatttttaaaatcaagaaacacatgAACAATGAGGAGTTGGGCAAGGATCccaatacacacacaaaaaaaaagctaaaaaaCATGGTTGGATTGCTCAAGATTTGCgtgaaattcattttaaattatttatttatttatttgcatcggactatctttttttttactttgaagATTCTCTTAATAGAGACGTCTACaaataatttcaacaacaataaaacatAGTCAAATCTACAAACAAATCTttttaaattagtattttttatttttatgaaaattcttTGTTTCATCTTTTATGTTTGGAACATTTTTACGACTTTATCAttgattttcttgattatgttaCTGTTTTAGGTTTTAGAGTGCAGGATGCCGGCTGTACATTCCCGTCCGGCAAATTTGACGCCGCCGTTGGTTGAAAATGATGGAACAGATGATACTGAAATTTCACTTGGTcaggtaaataaaaaaaaatatttatatatatcaataatgtaaattatttttcttaaaatgttataacatatataagaacGCTAATCAACTTTTTTCTAGAAACCATATAGATTGAAACAAAAAATGGATCTATGATCACATAAACTAATTTTGACcccttttaaagttttaatttttaatgatcTCTTTTAATTCTtgtatgattttcctttttgattAACCTCTTCATCCATTTTTAGTAGTACatgtttgatttgatatattcttttaacaaataattttttattatattatttttattattcataagtaaattttaaatatcaaaaaaatacaaagtaaGATTCAACAAGACAAAagttctttttgttattttcaagtgaaaaaattcttcttaaatctagggAACTGTGTCAtggatttgttttattttattttatttgtattggtcaagaaatagttgactaaattcCAAACATTTGCATCATTGTTTCTTATTATATACTTGTAACTTATAAGTCAAACTAATTAAATAgacttttttcaattttaaaaaaaaggacttatgtccttttctttttcttcttataaatttaattatatttcaatttgtTCTTTCTTCACTTTCCTTCAtcaaatataaaacatataacattttgaagattttcatttgtttaatttaatttaatttatttgtgttaTTACAGCCAAGTAACATGATGGATAATCAACCTAATTCAATGGAAAATGTAACAAATACCTTGGATACTTCAATTGGTCAAGACCTTGGTGGTGGTGATGATCATAATGATGATCAAGAAGAAGGTGAGACTGCTACTGGCAAGCGAAAGCGCTATCATCGTCACACTCAGCATCAGATCCAGGAGTTGGAAGCGTAAGCATGAATTTACGagaatcaaaaaaaatatttaattaattattatatatactgATAACATAACAAGATATAGgactaagttttttttttttttttggtgtttagGTACTTTAAGGAGTGTCCCCACCCAGATGACAAGCAAAGGAAGGAGCTGAGTCGCGAGTTAGGGTTAGAGCCCTTGCAGGTCAAGTTTTGGTTCCAGAACAAGAGGACTCAAATGAAGGTAAACTaaattacattttcaaatattttatgtaacatctttttctttagtcgattttcataaagaaaaagaaaagaaaaagtaacattttttttaattaaaatgattttcatTTAGATTGTTCTATCTTACCCTTGATAACATATTTTgttacataaattatacattaattactaCACACACCTTATTTTTGGACATGAACAATCTCTTGTTATAACTATACCCTAGCTCCGCCCCTATATATAGACTATTTAAGTTAAAACTTGTTTATCTTTTATTTCAGAATCAACTTGAGAGGCACGAGAACACACATCTTCGCATTGAAATTGAGAGGATGAAGTCAGAAATGCTGAGGCTCAAAGAAGCTTTGGGCAATCTATCTTGCCCTACTTGTGGTGGCCATCGTATCAACATTGGTGATTTGTCTTTTGAAGAACGCCAATTAAGGAACGAAAATGCAAGACTCAAAGAAGAGGTATATAGACTTACTGTTATATAATAAGTTAAATTCGTttgtcatataataattttttttctctccttttttATATAGATCGAACGTATCTCATCTATGGCTGGAAGAGTTGTTGGAAAATCTGTATTTCCAAACAACAACAATGGTTACAACTCTGCTCCTCCTGTTGATTTTGGAGTTCTTCCTGCTTACTCGATGCCACAACGCGTCGATGGAAATGGTGGATTTGAGGATGTTCCAATTATGAGTTCAATGATTATTCCACCAATTAGTGAAATTGAAAAGCCCTTTATCATTGAGCTTGTTATGGCAGCTATGGATGAATTTGTTCAAATGGCATATATACATGAACCACTTTGGTTCCCTAGCATTGAAAATGCATCATTTATGCTAAATGAAGATGAATATTTTAGGGTTTTTCCTAGGGGAATTGGGCCTAGACCTATTGGATTTGTTACTGAGGCTACAAGGGATGGTTCTATTGTCATAATGAACAAGCTTGACCTAGTTCAAATTCTCATGAATGTggtaagtttttaaattttatttctactttttttcGTTAATATAGTTAGATTTGTGTTATATATACTGATAGTGTAAATAATTAGGTTCTAATCATGTTGTTGAGTCAATTTTACTTTGATTGGTGTGCCCAAAACTTATAGTCTGTTTTCGATAGATCTTGAGAAAGATAACTTTATAGATTCTTACTAGCTTATTAATTACCCCTACTTTTACGGTGTAGAAAAACTGTTTCCGActtaataattcttttatttcttttgtgatCTATAGAATCATTGGGCCAGTATTTTCTCTGGCATTGTCTCAAGGGCTTCATGTGTTGATGTGATATCAACTGGAGGTGCCGGAAATCCCAATGGAGTAATACAAGTGgtaatacataatatatatgtcATGTCATTAATCGTCagtaaaaaattcttttatactgtcagtatatatataattgattttctttttgcagatACTAGCTGAAACTCAAGTTGCATCTCCACAAGTTCCAACTAGGGAATTCTACTTTGCTAGGTATTGCAAGCTCAGAGTTGATGGAACATGGGCAATTGTCGATGTTTCATTGGACCAGTTACGCGCTGGTCCAGCTCTTAGGTCTCGAAAAAGGCCATCTGGATGCCTTATTGAAGATGCACCAAATGGATGCTCTAAGGTATAGTAAAAACACAAATAGAAATAACGATTACTGTTCACTTTTAACGTAACTTATATTATGTCTCATACTTCTAATTTTTGTTTAGGTAACTTGGGTTGAGCATGTTGAAGTTGATGCTTCGACAGTGCATACTATTTACAAGCCACTAGTGAGTTCTGGTCTTGCATTTGGTGCGAAGCGTTGGCTCGCTGCTCTTGATCGACAGTGTGACCGTATTGCAAGTGTTATGGTCACACCTACTCCAAACAATGATGACATGTGTACGTTATTCTGTTTCAATTtacatgatatatttttttttaataatcaaacTATATATGTCACATAAACTGAGACAGAcgtaatttaatattttttttctttgcagTGCTAACAACTGAGGAGAGTAGAAAGAGTGTGTTGAAATTGGCTGAGAgaatgattaatatttttagcTCTGGAGTGAGTGCAACTGTTGGTAATCAATGGACAACTGTGTCAGCAGGAAATGGCACTGATGAAAATGTTAGAATTATGACTAGGAAAACTGTTGGTGATCCTAGTAGACCACCTGGTATTGTCCTAAGTGCTGCTACTTCATTCTGGCTCCCTATTGCTCCGAAAACCGTGTTCGATTACCTCCGTAATGAGAACACGCGTATCGAggtaacacttttttttttaattaatgtttttataaataatagagtttaagttatatacattgACTGACAGACATTGATTTTTATGcgtttttttttatgacagtGGGACATTCTATCCAATGGAAGTCCACTCCAAGAAATTGCTCAGATTGCTAATGGTACTCAGACAGGCAATTGTGTCTCTTTACTAAGGATGATTGTAAGTCCTTGAAATTTACGTcaatcatttcatttaaaaagttatattcctttttaacacGTCTTTTCACATGCTCTCTGACATCATGACCTGAGACTTCTGTCTAGTCTGATATCATAGAAAATGTGTAAGTTTAAATAGAGAATAACCGTTATTTTAAATACTGCAGGGTGAGAATGATAACCAGAGCCACATTGTGATTCTCCAAGAGAGTAGCACTGATCCAACAGGATCTTATGTGATCTATGCACCAGTTGAAATCTGCACAATGAACACTATCTTGAATGGTGGAGATCCAGAGTCTGTTTCTCTTCTGCCTTCTGGTTTCGCGATTCTCCCCGATGGTCCACCAGGAGTCAGGGGAACTTATAATCATGGCTCTGGTGGATCTTTGCTCACCGTCGCGTTTCAGATTATGGTTGAGTTCGTCCCTGTTGCTAACATCTCATTGGGATCTGTTGCTACCGTCAACAATTTGATTGCTTGCACTATTGAAAGGATCAAGGCTGCCCTCTTACCTCAGCCAACTTGATCGCGTTCCCtgtaagtatatattttttaattttttctcatcGTGATCATAACTTTACCAGTGAAAGGACTAAAGCACTAGTCATAACATgttgaattaaattaataacGTTATACtgtcagtatatatatatatatacgaatcgaatatttatgtttgtttttttgtaATTGCAGGGTAGGGTGATAATAAGGAATAAAGAGGAAGTCAAGAGCGCACCTTTCAACTTTCTATTAcaagaagaaatattttatttttttttgttttagggtAAAGAGGTTCGTGAAATGACTTCTTGTGGCAATATTCCATAGATAggaagaaataataataaaaaaaaactatataatagAATAATAGGGATTACCCTTTTGATGTTATGTGACTTATTATAAGTCCATCAAAACATTGTAGCAATTGGCAGATTGTTTTGTCTGTCTTTTGCAGTATTAtggtatgaaataaaaaaagttgaacttcatgtggttttatttatttttcgttTTTCGTTTTCTCGTTGTTTGAAATGTTTATTTCGTAGGTTATATTTGCTTATGGTAGTCTTTTGGAGATATAAACGTCTCAATTTTTCAAGTAGCTTTTTAATACGAACCAACCCTTTGAGTCAATCACATCCTTTGAATTTGATCAGTTCAATTTGTGCGTACTTTGACTATTTCATTTATTACATGTTACCTTTTTGTTTTTAAACTAACACATACATCGATTAACTTTGACAAAGGCATAGGCATAAGAATAAATCATCTAGCGTGCCTGAATAGATTGTTGAGATTTGAACTCTGATCGTCAATGTTTCTCATATCATTTTATTGACTGATAAATCGATACCAATGGATATTGTTGATTAAAGTAACTAGTAAATTACAACACCATAGtacatcaaaagaaaaatgagaaaaagaaatggaaatattttctccaatgCATAAAATGGCATATGAAGACAACCCGAATTTTCACTAGGTGGAAACAATTATCTAGTGACCGGTTGGCTATATGAatcatcatttctttttcttcgaATCTTTTGGATTCTCTCACATCTATCtactattaattaaaaaaaaaaaagcaaaccgtttttcttcttttttttttaattacagaaaataagagaaattaaACCTAAAAGTCAATGATAGGTTCACCAATTGTGAGATTTCT
This portion of the Solanum pennellii chromosome 12, SPENNV200 genome encodes:
- the LOC107006724 gene encoding homeobox-leucine zipper protein HDG2-like; amino-acid sequence: MPAVHSRPANLTPPLVENDGTDDTEISLGQPSNMMDNQPNSMENVTNTLDTSIGQDLGGGDDHNDDQEEGETATGKRKRYHRHTQHQIQELEAYFKECPHPDDKQRKELSRELGLEPLQVKFWFQNKRTQMKNQLERHENTHLRIEIERMKSEMLRLKEALGNLSCPTCGGHRINIGDLSFEERQLRNENARLKEEIERISSMAGRVVGKSVFPNNNNGYNSAPPVDFGVLPAYSMPQRVDGNGGFEDVPIMSSMIIPPISEIEKPFIIELVMAAMDEFVQMAYIHEPLWFPSIENASFMLNEDEYFRVFPRGIGPRPIGFVTEATRDGSIVIMNKLDLVQILMNVNHWASIFSGIVSRASCVDVISTGGAGNPNGVIQVILAETQVASPQVPTREFYFARYCKLRVDGTWAIVDVSLDQLRAGPALRSRKRPSGCLIEDAPNGCSKVTWVEHVEVDASTVHTIYKPLVSSGLAFGAKRWLAALDRQCDRIASVMVTPTPNNDDMLLTTEESRKSVLKLAERMINIFSSGVSATVGNQWTTVSAGNGTDENVRIMTRKTVGDPSRPPGIVLSAATSFWLPIAPKTVFDYLRNENTRIEWDILSNGSPLQEIAQIANGTQTGNCVSLLRMIGENDNQSHIVILQESSTDPTGSYVIYAPVEICTMNTILNGGDPESVSLLPSGFAILPDGPPGVRGTYNHGSGGSLLTVAFQIMVEFVPVANISLGSVATVNNLIACTIERIKAALLPQPT